Proteins encoded together in one Poecile atricapillus isolate bPoeAtr1 chromosome 15, bPoeAtr1.hap1, whole genome shotgun sequence window:
- the AURKA gene encoding aurora kinase A isoform X1, with amino-acid sequence MGVSRGGSGRSGTDLAALPGADRSGGGGGHSRSCACRSHAMDRNTKENHAAYPGRTAKVGNAIGDGPKRVPVSQHSAQSRLLTSGVPARVLCPTNFAQRAPVQSQKPVLSTQKLSNNQTTQQLRPKLPQQATVAPQAASKSSEKPPQAAAPAKNPDAESTSKQKTEETAKKKTEETEKKSEETKKRQWSLDDFEIGRPLGKGKFGNVYLAREKQSKFILALKVLFKTQLEEAGVEHQLRREVEIQSHLRHPNILRLYGYFHDVTRVYLILEHAPRGEVYRELQRLTKFDEQRTATYITELADALSYCHSKRVIHRDIKPENLLLGSNGELKIADFGWSVHAPSSRRTTLCGTLDYLPPEMIEGRTHDEKVDIWSLGVLCYEFLVGKPPFETKTYQETYRAISRVEFKFPPFVTEGARDLISKLLKHNPFHRLPLKDVLLHPWITANSTKIPTSRKSGGAAPSKT; translated from the exons ATGGGGGTGTCTCGGGGGGGATCCGGCAGGAGCGGGACTGACCTGGCGGCGCTCCCGGGCGCGGACCGgagcggaggcggcggcggccacAG CCGGAGCTGTGCGTGCCGCTCTCACGCTATGGACAGGAACACGAAGGAGAACCACGCCGCGTACCCCGGCCGCACTGCCAAG GTTGGAAATGCCATCGGAGATGGCCCCAAacgtgtccctgtgtcccagcacTCAGCCCAGAGCCGGTTACTGACCAGTGGAGTTCCAGCTCGTGTTCTGTGTCCCACAAACTTCGCCCAGCGAGCTCCTGTGCAATCCCAAAAACCTGTACTCTCAACCCAAAAACTGTCCAACAACCAAACAACGCAGCAGCTCCGACCCAAACTGCCCCAGCAGGCCACTGTGGCACCTCAGGCTGCAAGCAAGAGCAGTGAAAAacctccccaggctgcagcacctg CAAAAAATCCTGATGCAGAAAGCACCTCTAAACAGAAAACTGAAGAGACTGCcaagaagaaaactgaagagaCTGAAAAGAAGAGTGAAGAAACTAAAAA AAGGCAATGGTCTCTTGATGATTTTGAAATTGGTCGCCCTCTGGggaaaggaaaatttgggaatgtgTACCTGGCACGTGAAAAACAGAGCAAATTTATTCTTGCACTGAAAGTGCTCTTTAAAACACAACTTGAGGAAGCTGGTGTAGAACATCAGCTACGAAGGGAAGTGGAAATACAATCTCATCTTAG GCACCCCAACATTCTCAGATTATATGGCTACTTCCATGATGTGACAAGAGTCTACCTGATCCTGGAGCATGCACCTCGTGGAGAAGTCTACAGGGAACTTCAGAGGCTCACCAAGTTCGATGAGCAAAGAACTGCTACT TACATCACAGAACTTGCAGATGCCCTCTCATACTGTCACTCCAAGCGTGTGATCCACAGAGACATCAAGCCAGAGAACTTGCTGCTTGGATCAAATGGAGAGTTAAAAATTGCTGACTTTGGGTGGTCTGTGCATGCTCCATCTTCTCG GAGAACAACTCTCTGTGGGACACTTGACTACCTGCCTCCTGAAATGATTGAGGGAAGAACACATGATGAAAAGGTGGATATTTGGAGCCTGGGAGTTCTGTGCTATGAATTCCTTGTAGGGAAACCACCTTTTGAAACAAAAACCTATCAAGAAACCTACAGAGCTATTTCTAGG GTGGAATTCAAGTTTCCTCCATTTGTAACAGAAGGTGCAAGGGATTTAATTTCCAAGCTCCTGAAGCATAACCCCTTCCATCGCCTGCCCCTGAAGGATGTActtctccatccctggatcaCAGCAAACTCTACCAAGATTCCCACCAGCAGGAAGAGTGGTGGTGCTGCCCCATCCAAAACATAG
- the AURKA gene encoding aurora kinase A isoform X2: MAGGGGLKGRSCACRSHAMDRNTKENHAAYPGRTAKVGNAIGDGPKRVPVSQHSAQSRLLTSGVPARVLCPTNFAQRAPVQSQKPVLSTQKLSNNQTTQQLRPKLPQQATVAPQAASKSSEKPPQAAAPAKNPDAESTSKQKTEETAKKKTEETEKKSEETKKRQWSLDDFEIGRPLGKGKFGNVYLAREKQSKFILALKVLFKTQLEEAGVEHQLRREVEIQSHLRHPNILRLYGYFHDVTRVYLILEHAPRGEVYRELQRLTKFDEQRTATYITELADALSYCHSKRVIHRDIKPENLLLGSNGELKIADFGWSVHAPSSRRTTLCGTLDYLPPEMIEGRTHDEKVDIWSLGVLCYEFLVGKPPFETKTYQETYRAISRVEFKFPPFVTEGARDLISKLLKHNPFHRLPLKDVLLHPWITANSTKIPTSRKSGGAAPSKT; this comes from the exons ATGGCGGGCGGCGGGGGTTTAAAGGG CCGGAGCTGTGCGTGCCGCTCTCACGCTATGGACAGGAACACGAAGGAGAACCACGCCGCGTACCCCGGCCGCACTGCCAAG GTTGGAAATGCCATCGGAGATGGCCCCAAacgtgtccctgtgtcccagcacTCAGCCCAGAGCCGGTTACTGACCAGTGGAGTTCCAGCTCGTGTTCTGTGTCCCACAAACTTCGCCCAGCGAGCTCCTGTGCAATCCCAAAAACCTGTACTCTCAACCCAAAAACTGTCCAACAACCAAACAACGCAGCAGCTCCGACCCAAACTGCCCCAGCAGGCCACTGTGGCACCTCAGGCTGCAAGCAAGAGCAGTGAAAAacctccccaggctgcagcacctg CAAAAAATCCTGATGCAGAAAGCACCTCTAAACAGAAAACTGAAGAGACTGCcaagaagaaaactgaagagaCTGAAAAGAAGAGTGAAGAAACTAAAAA AAGGCAATGGTCTCTTGATGATTTTGAAATTGGTCGCCCTCTGGggaaaggaaaatttgggaatgtgTACCTGGCACGTGAAAAACAGAGCAAATTTATTCTTGCACTGAAAGTGCTCTTTAAAACACAACTTGAGGAAGCTGGTGTAGAACATCAGCTACGAAGGGAAGTGGAAATACAATCTCATCTTAG GCACCCCAACATTCTCAGATTATATGGCTACTTCCATGATGTGACAAGAGTCTACCTGATCCTGGAGCATGCACCTCGTGGAGAAGTCTACAGGGAACTTCAGAGGCTCACCAAGTTCGATGAGCAAAGAACTGCTACT TACATCACAGAACTTGCAGATGCCCTCTCATACTGTCACTCCAAGCGTGTGATCCACAGAGACATCAAGCCAGAGAACTTGCTGCTTGGATCAAATGGAGAGTTAAAAATTGCTGACTTTGGGTGGTCTGTGCATGCTCCATCTTCTCG GAGAACAACTCTCTGTGGGACACTTGACTACCTGCCTCCTGAAATGATTGAGGGAAGAACACATGATGAAAAGGTGGATATTTGGAGCCTGGGAGTTCTGTGCTATGAATTCCTTGTAGGGAAACCACCTTTTGAAACAAAAACCTATCAAGAAACCTACAGAGCTATTTCTAGG GTGGAATTCAAGTTTCCTCCATTTGTAACAGAAGGTGCAAGGGATTTAATTTCCAAGCTCCTGAAGCATAACCCCTTCCATCGCCTGCCCCTGAAGGATGTActtctccatccctggatcaCAGCAAACTCTACCAAGATTCCCACCAGCAGGAAGAGTGGTGGTGCTGCCCCATCCAAAACATAG
- the AURKA gene encoding aurora kinase A isoform X3, whose translation MDRNTKENHAAYPGRTAKVGNAIGDGPKRVPVSQHSAQSRLLTSGVPARVLCPTNFAQRAPVQSQKPVLSTQKLSNNQTTQQLRPKLPQQATVAPQAASKSSEKPPQAAAPAKNPDAESTSKQKTEETAKKKTEETEKKSEETKKRQWSLDDFEIGRPLGKGKFGNVYLAREKQSKFILALKVLFKTQLEEAGVEHQLRREVEIQSHLRHPNILRLYGYFHDVTRVYLILEHAPRGEVYRELQRLTKFDEQRTATYITELADALSYCHSKRVIHRDIKPENLLLGSNGELKIADFGWSVHAPSSRRTTLCGTLDYLPPEMIEGRTHDEKVDIWSLGVLCYEFLVGKPPFETKTYQETYRAISRVEFKFPPFVTEGARDLISKLLKHNPFHRLPLKDVLLHPWITANSTKIPTSRKSGGAAPSKT comes from the exons ATGGACAGGAACACGAAGGAGAACCACGCCGCGTACCCCGGCCGCACTGCCAAG GTTGGAAATGCCATCGGAGATGGCCCCAAacgtgtccctgtgtcccagcacTCAGCCCAGAGCCGGTTACTGACCAGTGGAGTTCCAGCTCGTGTTCTGTGTCCCACAAACTTCGCCCAGCGAGCTCCTGTGCAATCCCAAAAACCTGTACTCTCAACCCAAAAACTGTCCAACAACCAAACAACGCAGCAGCTCCGACCCAAACTGCCCCAGCAGGCCACTGTGGCACCTCAGGCTGCAAGCAAGAGCAGTGAAAAacctccccaggctgcagcacctg CAAAAAATCCTGATGCAGAAAGCACCTCTAAACAGAAAACTGAAGAGACTGCcaagaagaaaactgaagagaCTGAAAAGAAGAGTGAAGAAACTAAAAA AAGGCAATGGTCTCTTGATGATTTTGAAATTGGTCGCCCTCTGGggaaaggaaaatttgggaatgtgTACCTGGCACGTGAAAAACAGAGCAAATTTATTCTTGCACTGAAAGTGCTCTTTAAAACACAACTTGAGGAAGCTGGTGTAGAACATCAGCTACGAAGGGAAGTGGAAATACAATCTCATCTTAG GCACCCCAACATTCTCAGATTATATGGCTACTTCCATGATGTGACAAGAGTCTACCTGATCCTGGAGCATGCACCTCGTGGAGAAGTCTACAGGGAACTTCAGAGGCTCACCAAGTTCGATGAGCAAAGAACTGCTACT TACATCACAGAACTTGCAGATGCCCTCTCATACTGTCACTCCAAGCGTGTGATCCACAGAGACATCAAGCCAGAGAACTTGCTGCTTGGATCAAATGGAGAGTTAAAAATTGCTGACTTTGGGTGGTCTGTGCATGCTCCATCTTCTCG GAGAACAACTCTCTGTGGGACACTTGACTACCTGCCTCCTGAAATGATTGAGGGAAGAACACATGATGAAAAGGTGGATATTTGGAGCCTGGGAGTTCTGTGCTATGAATTCCTTGTAGGGAAACCACCTTTTGAAACAAAAACCTATCAAGAAACCTACAGAGCTATTTCTAGG GTGGAATTCAAGTTTCCTCCATTTGTAACAGAAGGTGCAAGGGATTTAATTTCCAAGCTCCTGAAGCATAACCCCTTCCATCGCCTGCCCCTGAAGGATGTActtctccatccctggatcaCAGCAAACTCTACCAAGATTCCCACCAGCAGGAAGAGTGGTGGTGCTGCCCCATCCAAAACATAG
- the CSTF1 gene encoding cleavage stimulation factor subunit 1, whose protein sequence is MSGRRVAAACDRRQLPRGMGSMAAPLLDPRPLRLPFLEADSRLPSMCGRSMQQPSRRSVLRARPPPPLPPPPLDALRAPAAILGAERGRQKEGSAPPRQSLLTMYRTKVSLKDRQQLYKLIISQLLYDGYINIANGLINEIKPQSVCAPSEQLLHLIKLGMENDDSAVQYAIGRSDTVAPGTGIDLEFDADVQTMSPEASEYETCYVTSHKGPCRVATYSRDGQLIATGSADASIKILDTERMLAKSAMPIEVMMNETAQQNMENHPVIRTLYDHVDEVTCLAFHPTEQILASGSRDYTLKLFDYSKPSAKRAFKYIQEAEMLRSISFHPSGDFILVGTQHPTLRLYDINTFQCFVSCNPQDQHTDAICSVNYNASANMYVTGSKDGCIKLWDGVSNRCITTFEKAHDGAEVCSAIFSKNSKYILSSGKDSVAKLWEISTGRTLVKYTGAGLSGRQVHRTQAVFNHTEDYVLLPDERTISLCCWDSRTAERRNLLSLGHNSIVRCIVHSPTNPGFMTCSDDYRARFWYRRSTTD, encoded by the exons ATGTCGGGTCGCCGTGTCGCTGCAGCGTGTGACAGACGACAGCTGCCCCGGGGCATGGGGAGCATGGCAGCCCCGCTGCTCGACCCGCGCCCGCTCCGGCTGCCCTTTCTCGAGGCTGAC AGCCGCCTCCCATCGATGTGCGGGCGCTCGATGCAGCAGCCTTCGCGGAGGAGCGTCCTGCGggcccggccgcccccgccgctgccgccgccgccgctcgaTGCGCTCCGCGCTCCCGCCGCCATCTTAGGGGCAGAGCGCGGGCGGCAGAAGGAAGGCTCG GCCCCCCCAAGGCAGTCCCTGCTCACAATGTATAGGACAAAAGTCAGTTTGAAAGACCGTCAGCAACTTTACAAACTGATAATTAGTCAGCTTCTGTATGATGGATACATCAACATTGCTAATGGCTTGATAAATGAGATCAAACCACAGTCGGTCTGTGCACCCTCTGAACAACTGCTGCACCTAATTAAGTTAG gcatGGAGAACGACGACAGCGCTGTCCAGTACGCCATCGGCCGCTCGGACACCGTGGCGCCGGGCACCGGCATCGACCTGGAGTTTGATGCTGACGTGCAGACCATGTCCCCCGAGGCGTCCGAGTACGAGACCTGCTACGTGACATCCCACAAGGGGCCCTGCCGCGTGGCCACCTACAGCAGGGATGGACAGCTCATAGCCACGGGCTCGGCTGATGCCTCCATCAAAATCCTGGACACCGAGAGGATGCTGGCCAAGAGTGCCATGCCCATCGAG GTCATGATGAACGAGACAGCACAGCAGAACATGGAGAACCACCCGGTGATCCGGACTCTGTATGATCACGTGGATGAAGTGACGTGTTTAGCTTTCCACCCAACAGAACAGATCCTGGCATCTGGCTCAAGGGACTACACACTTAAATTGTTTGATTATTCAAAACCTTCTGCCAAAAGAGCCTTCAAATACATCCAG GAAGCAGAGATGTTACGCTCCATTTCATTCCACCCTTCTGGGGATTTCATCCTGGTGGGGACCCAGCACCCAACCCTTCGTCTGTACGACATCAACACCTTCCAGTGCTTCGTGTCCTGCAACCCCCAGGACCAGCACACGGATGCCATCTGCTCCGTCAACTACAACGCCAGCGCCAACATGTACGTGACAGGCAGCAAGGATGGCTGCATCAAACTCTGGGATGGGGTCTCCAACCGCTGCATCACCACCTTTGAGAAGGCACACGACGGAGCTGAAGTCTGTTCTgctattttttccaaaaattccaAGTATATCTTGTCCAGTGGGAAAGACTCTGTGGCTAAACTCTGGGAGATATCCACTGGTCGGACGCTGGTGAAATACACAG GTGCTGGTTTGAGCGGCCGCCAGGTGCACAGGACTCAGGCTGTGTTCAACCACACAGAAGATTATGTGCTGCTGCCAGATGAAAGGACCAtaagcctgtgctgctgggactcCAGGACTGCAGAGCGCAGGaacctcctgtccctgggccACAACAGCATCGTGCGCTGCATCGTGCACTCCCCCACCAACCCCGGCTTCATGACCTGCAGCGACGACTACAGGGCCAGGTTCTGGTACAGGAGATCCACCACGGACTAA